The window cacaaaatatttattacatatgaaaaatattatctgCATTATAGTTGACACATGCAATCCACtaacaatttttaaaacattattagtAACCTATGACAAGTTCATAGTCATATTGCTATAACAACGAACACCAAAATCATAAGACAATGTCCACTTTTCTTTAGGTTCAACATCTAGTTATGCTCTGATCGCATCATCTGTCTCTACCAACTCCTTATATAAAATGTCAAACTCTTGTTTAAAAAGATTTGTACACATCCTATGTAACATAGTTTTCAAGGCAACATTTTTTAACTTTGTGTTGAAATTACTCACAAAGTGTCGTGAATAACATCAATGATATCCAATAGATTCGAGAAAAATCCATGCTATAAAATTCTTTATTGTCACATGTTTATCTGATAAAATACATAACTCAGTCTGTTCCTCGATCATACATCAACGAAGCAAATCCAAAAACCAGATCCAAAATGCTCTCTCAAATATCGCTTTATTGCCATCAAGCATTTTATGATCTTAAGTGACAATTGTTCCTGGATTTAAATCTCTGATGACTAGTAGAGTTCGaggtaagttttgaaatgactCCTTGTATGTATCAAATAACCTCTCCAATATTTTCTATTTGGTCATCCACGCCTTATAATAAAGAGAATCCATACCTATAACTCCTCTCCACGGTACCCTGAATTGCTACAACACTCGTACATAACTTCCTCTTTGAAATTATCAACATCACCTCAACAATTAGATTCGAGTTAATCTAACAATGGCATTGCAAAATAAGAGAGTTTTTACATGTAtgttgcttttttaatttttgaaatttcctaTGAATAAGACCTTTAGTGATAACCCCATGTAAATACCATCCACAAACAATTCCTGAACATACTACAATTGAATATAAGACATTATTGAATGATAGACCTTGTACTACAACACAAAAATTATATGCCACCACTTTACTACATTAACACTTCTGAATTGTCTCTGAATCTTTTTCCAATCTCCAACTTATCAACTAATAAACTCGAATGCCTATGACAATCAGCCTAATCATTGCATCCATATTGATCACCTGCACTGACAACCTTAAATTCAAGAGCATTAGGTGTCATGTATTGATTAACAAGCTCAGCTAACTCAATATCCCTATCATCCTCACCTTCTTCATTAACCACAACTCTATCATTGTGACACTTATCTTCGTCACCACTTGGTTCGGATTCTCTATAGCAATATAAAGTAGATGTCATGCCCAACTAAGGttctatattaatatttttccgcACCGAAACTTGTCTACTAGCATTACCACCTAACCTAGATGGACCAATTATTTATGACGCCTGTATGGTTCTCTAACAGTTATTTGGAAACCAATCAACTCCATACCATAAGAGTTTTCTTGTCTAGGTCTACTATTTAAGTAGAGCTCCAGCATATTAATCCTATTGATCCTCCCAAACCTAAATATTGAATTCACACTCCCGTCACTACAAATTAGAACACTGACATAACAAGCTTTACTAACCCCAGTTTGCAACATCCTCCAAGTAATTTCAACTTCTATTTCAAACATAATATTCTAGCCAAGTCAATTATATAACATTCTCAATAATTCATTAATAGACATGTCTTATGCAGCGGTTAGGAATTCATGGCTTCCTCTATTATAAATGATATCATTGTTAGTATTGACAATGATACCATTATGTAagtataatatttctaaattatcaaatattCTATCAAACAACATAACAAAacacaattctaatttattaatattttggatttaatcaaagTGCATCAATTTATAACTTTGCATAGAATCATTTAGGAGCACCGTGAAATGTCATGAAAgttctattttgatttaattatagtttcaaaagtatttgattaattaatatatacgttataattttgtatatgtcctaaaaatttctttttataatcttagttataaaaaattataatttataacttctttaaaaaaaattattttttcaaattgtaaTTACAACGttaatacaataataaatagACACTCACTATACTATTAACAACGATAATCCATGGACATAATAACAAAGGATACATTGATAATTTACATggaacaaaaagatttttttgtaacTAGCATTCGACATAATCagattcaaatgtaaaaaactgATATGGATTCAATCAATTCAAAACTAGGTCTATCAAATCATAAgtgtgtatttaaaaatataggatgtttttttaaaatattttttacttaaaaatttattaaaataattttttttatttttaatattatcgtaacacaatcattaaaaaatatttaaaaaaatcaaattaatattttttaaataaaaaaacactctcgaagatatataaaaaataaaaactaacgcACTTGATAAAAGTGAAAAGTAACGCCCTTGCAAAAAGTTGGAAGACTACACAACGAGGTATGCTCTTTCTTTATCATTATACAACAGTTAAATAATCTATGAATGGTTATTTTCGTttgagtttggtttttattaaaagaaaataactaaagtaaattgaaaaaaaaagattaaaatcagTTCAAATTGGTTTGACTCGATTTCTTTCGatttgactcaagttttttctagtttgggtttggttcggtttggttttttcagtttcaaatttataaaatcaaaaccgaaccaaaccggtatgttttttcaaaattttaatcggtttaatcgattttttttacaattcagtTTTTTCGATTATTTTTTCCTGATTTTCTCAGTGTAAtctgtttttcagtttttttacccactcttaaaataaacaataattattagtttacaatatatttcaataatttatttatttattatcaaatatacgGGCTATGTTATTTGTGCCCCTCACTGTTGATAAAGGGTATAACGGTAATTTACACAAATGCATAAATTCTCAGCGTGTAACAAGCATCCGACACAACTCAAGCAGATGCAAGGAACAGGTATTGATTCAATCAATTAGACAGCGTTTGTGGCGCCCAAAGACAATTAGGTaagaatttgatttctttttttttaaaataattttttaatattttaaagtactaatataaaaaaaaatttaaaaataaaaaaatattacttaatatattttcttcaaaaacaaaaaaacaacaactttcATCATACCAAAGTCCACCTTGGAAAACTACACGTTTTCGTACagaattaaaaccaaaaaaaaaaaagtctttcgAGATAAGAAGCGATTCTGCTAAACGAACAGACAGGTTCTCATcgtaattaaagaattaattaaagtgATTGGCAGGTTTGGTCGtgatgtagagagagagagagagagagagagggagagagagagattcttaATTAATTCCATGGAAGAAATATTATGTTTCCAGATGAAAAATCTGGCAATATCAAGACTCGGGACCCGCACCAACAGCAACACCAACGCTTCATCATCCTCCAGATTCCTTATCTATAAGCTTAACCCCACGTTAAGAATTTGACAAATTCGACGAATGTCTTGAATACAAGCCTATTCACATGCAATGAGTGTCCCTTTCTTGAAAGAGAATCTATCCACCCACCTgtttatttctttattcaaGCCAAGTTGGCCAATGGCCAGTGAATCAGAGAAATAATTCTCATCTCTTAGGTTTTGACGAGGAAAAACGATTACAGATTTGATttccattttataaaaaacaatgtgaTGTGAGCTCGACTGACTTGATCAACACTTGATacgagaaaaagagagaggaagaacTTACCTTCCACGAACAATGCGTATGCATGTTTGCTTTGATCCCTTCTATTTCCAGgtctatctttttctttttttacgtTAACGCTGCTATATCCAGAGCATAATCTCTCTAGAAtgtctaatatttaattaaaatggtAGGTTAGACAAGATCAGAGCATGTCATTTAAGATTCAGCTATATGTATATAAATGCACCACCGACAATTCTATGACCAGCCCCGGCCGGATTCCATTGGCGGCCTATGCGTCAACCGTTGAGTAACagataatttttattagaaaacagtataaattatattttaaatttttatttaatagcttaaattattagattgaaaTAATTCTTTGAAAATCATGAATTCATGGGATTATAGAATAAcgaaagaatatattttttttcctttggaaTTGAGAGAAGAGCACTAAACCAGCAACATATAGGAAAATCTTGCGAGTTGCAATATTTGGAAAACAACTCACTGGTATATGCTTTTGAGAGGAAGTAAAAGTACAAAAGGAGGTGATTATGATATGGACTTTGCTTCAATGTTATTCCATCTTGGTGGCCTACGAGTGTTCCTTCATGGAAATGAATGATTCTTGACCTCTGACGAAGAAACATAAGAAAAAGGGTcgtgtttaatttatttatgctGATGCTCCTTTATTTGACTGTGAAGCCTGGTGAGTCAACTTGACAGATTCGGGATATTTTACCTGCccagttcaaaaaaaaacttagactaGCTTTTGGAGGAAAAAGGGACAGcgttctaacttttttttttagtgcgtTTGCTGGTAATAAAATTGCTGTTGGTGATCTTGAGCTTTTGGGAAACGACTTTTTCACCGTTTTTTCTTAAAGGTTTTTGCTTTGAAGGAGCACAAAGGCTACTGGGCTTGCCTTGAGTTTCGGTGTCCTGAATAGCGTTTTGATGCTGTTGGCTTGCATGATAAAATTACACAGCAAAAAgcattttaattcactttataaatttttttttataagtcatATGTTTTGATGCCGTTGGCTTGCATGATAAAATTACACAGTAAAAGgcattttaattcactttataaaaaaaaatttataagtcATATCCTGgcgtttctttctcttttttgtttaatcCACTCCATATAAAGCTTTATTCAGATCAATTTATACACTGTCTTGTatccctttatatatatatatatatatatatatatatatatatatatatatatatatatatatatatatatatatatatatatatatatatatatatatatattatctggTTCTTTCGCAAAAGATGATCATGATAAAACCTGATGAGAATGGAGAAATGTCATtaagatattaattataaaaggaTTTGATTTCTCAAATTtggaataaaataatagtaTGATCCAACACAAGCACATCAAACATTTTATATAACAATTAATAgatcaaaatacaaaacaaagagTATTGAGATGATATAAAAAAGTAGAATGGAAATTTAATCAAAGAGACAACATAAACCATTTCATGCCATTACAAAAGATGATAAAAGAACATAGTATTTTATTGTGTATATACTCATAATTTACTATGGATTTACTTagtaaatttatcattttgccTTTGCCATACAAAAACATTTAACTTTGATAAAAGGATAATTCGGTCTTATAGTAAGGGTTCAAGTGTCATTGCCAAAATCATAAGGGACATTATGGTTGCCTCATATTTTTATTGCgcattaaaattactaaattgcttttaaaagttattttcatttaattactttatgggaaattttttgtttttaatttttatttttaaaattagattgacTAAATTGCTCCTAAAATCAAATCTTTCAATGCTTGTGTTTGGGTGTATTCTGTTATTTCCTATAGGTTTTTATGTTACTATTAAGGTGGGTTACGAGCGATTTagtctttcttcattttaaaaaaatattaaaaaaacaaagttgttgGCTCATGGAGCAGCTCTACGCTCTTTAAACAGCGCGTGAGCAATCTTCTGATGGAGGAACACCAACTTCCACTAAAGCGTTTGAAGCTCCATGATGCTTTTTTTCACGTGGGGAAGCACGTGTGGTTTTTATAGTAATGAGTTATCACCTGgctgccctttttttttcctcttctctctctcctctccatTGAAATTCATGTtgaccattaaaaaataacaattatgtCCTCTTATGTTATGACGTTTCATATTTAGCTatcaatgttttgatttctaagtTTGATTGTTAgcattttaatcaaatttttatttagttttaattttatacttgaatccataatcttgatttttaatttttttcatgtttggttcttgtttttttggtttttatttttgttttttattctttgtgaatttgatttttctttttagttttaccctttaattcaaagtttgatgctatttaaagtttgatccttaatgttttgattttaaatcttgattcttagtccttttatcaaattttaatttgtttttaattttattatttgatcaaTGATcttggtctttttttaaaaaaaaatttgatcatctttctcattctcttgatttttttttgtttttgattcttttgttaatttgatttttcttttcaattttttcatttaattcaaaattttaggtTGTTTTCTCATTTCTTGAGAGTCGATTTGGGACAAGTACTGAGTCACGGGTTAGATAGGTTGACCTAAGTTCaccaaatctttttattttgtaaaaaaataaaaataacattattttaaaaaaataataaaagaaaatagttaaCGGGTTTTGACCCTATTTTAATAGGTTTGCTACAGGTTGACCAGGTCATAGGCcaacctgtattttttttttttatcatttcacacAAGGtgaatccccccccccccaaatttattttgaaacccTACACGTCCTGAGCCTCGGGTCACTTGAGTCATGGGTCATCCTATTAGGTAGACTCGAGTTTTAAAATGGTGGTTTTTCACATAGGTTGCTTCCGATTTAGTTACTAGTTAGACTCATGGTTTTGAAAAGTTTACATGAgttgacatcatttttttttcaattacacccTTTGAAGTTGTtcatcttgaaaaataaactttttttttctttggtttcctTTCAATTAGGTTATCCCCATTTTATGATTTAGGAAGTAGGTTTGACTAGGTGGCCTAGgtattttttgagatttctcttttttatcgTATTcggtttcatccttcaatattctattatttttaaattcaaaccttatttttctcctattttttctttactgtgtTATCTCGTTCGAGAGTTTTGGTGACCTCATctaaattttcttctatttttttattttttttgtttgctattttttttatttcatctttatatGTTTGGATTCTTGGAGATTgacaattgtaattttttttaaattctttttttatgatgtcGAGTCGtggatttttttccccttttttaaaatacattgatAGTGCTtgagcaatatttttttacattacgGAGAATTTGGTTTGATCCTCTTTGAAGCACAGGTTATCTATCTAGAAGCATATgtggtttaaaaattaaatattaaaataatataagcaaaaaaaaaagaaacagaaccaaatcaaactaaataaaaatcgCGAGGGACCAAATCTTGAGCGAGGTAAAATAGTTAtagaaataaatagataaaatatgcGGAGAAACGAAAGTGAATACATAAcgttaacacaaaaaaaaacgcATAGACAGAATCTCTCCTTTTTATTGACAAAATAACCCTTGAAAATCCagagaatccttttctttctctctatataCGTGTAGATCTCTCCATGTCTGCATCTCTCCCTCTTCTCTTTTCGCTTCAGAGATTTTATCAAGACAACATAAACTTTTAgtcttttttgaaagaaaaaaatgggcTCGGTTCCACCTGAACTGAGCTTGGATTTTGTTAGGCcttcttcaacaacaaaaacatttaCTTCAGCAATAAAAACATTTACGTTTTTGCCTGAAACGATAACTGATTTTCTCAAGGAGGTTTCCATGATCGATGATGCTGCAGTGAAGGGTTTGAAAGTTGATAGTTTTCTTAATgacttggaagaagaaaagagaaagatcgATGCTTTTAAACGAGAGTTACCCCTTTGCATGCTCCTTCTGAATGATGGTTGGTTTACTCCCTTTTCTTTAATGGGTTTTGATTAATGGGGTATTTTGGATTTTCAGTTTCATGAGTTGTATCCATGGAAAAATCAGTTTggaaaaatgggtttttttttgatgattttgattaaTGGGTTTTCTTTGGCTTAAACAACTAAGTTTAAGATggatttttttggttgttgatgatgtgatcattgtttttttactgcCGTGTTTCATGTTGCAGCGATTCAAGTTGTGAGGGAGGAGTTGATGCAATGTGGAACATCAAACAATCAACAACCAGTATTGGAAGAATTCATtcccttgaagaaaaaaatcgatGATCATGGTGATGATCGTGAAAGTGATGGTTTAATACAGGAGAAAGACTCTAAAGACAAGAAAAACTGGATGAGTTCCGTTCAGTTATGGATTACTGATGATCATCATCCCTCTACTGATTACTTGTTTGATGCAAAACAAAACTTCAAATTAGAATCTAAGGTATAACAATAATAACTTTACTTGAAGTTCATGTGATGTGTTTTTAACTTTAAGTCTTAAAAAGGAATAGAACAtggaaaatgattatttttttatttatgattttgtgttttgttttagaCAAACAAGAAAGCAAATCAGTATGTGAATGAGGATGCATTCCAGGCTTGTAAAGGCAGGACTGCAGCAAGAACATTTATGCCATTTAAAGCCTACCCTGGTTCGTCAAGGAAAGAGGATGACAGTAATAGAGAGGAATTGCCGGTTCCTGCTCTTTCTCTTTTAACTCCTGGAATTAAGAGCATAAAAGAGGAATCCAACTCTACAGGTTCAAGAAGCAGTTGTAGTAGATCAGTTTCTACTACTGCCCCGAATTCAGAATCAAATTTACGAAATGGACCTCAATCCCAGCAGCAGAGTTCTAGGAAGCATAGGAGGTGCTGGTCACCAGAATTGCACCGCCAGTTTGTCAATGCTTTACAGCAACTTGGAGGCGCTCAAGGTTAGTATAAATTTGAATCCAGGTCTTTTGGTTTTAGAATAATGGTTGTGTGGGCTTATGTATATTGTTAGATGAGAATGATAGATGGGATGCAAAATTATAGTTATGCTTGGCTTGAAAGATGAAAATCATGAAGAGTTTTAGGTAAATTCTTATGTTGGCTAGAAACATGGAGATGAGATGAGAGATTAACAATATGTGTAAACTTGATGAATCCACTGGAAATTGAAAGTAGAATTTTTCTGCTCAATGGTTCAATTTTCGGAAGTATCTAATTCGATTCTATTGGACATTTTATAGTTGCTACTCCCAAGCAGATTAGAGAACTTATGCAAGTTGATGGCTTGACCAATGATGAAGTGAAGAGTCATTTGCAAGTGAGTGTTCCatttcatctctttctcatgCTTCATTTATAGAAGCATGggtaaaaggaaagaaaatgctTCAAGTATCGAAGCAATTTCCTTTTCCCTTGCTCATTGCAAGGTACATATCAAGTTTTTAAGTTCTGATGGAACTTTCTTGTTGTTGCAGAAATACCGACTTCATACACGGAGAGTGCCACCAGCTACAGCCTCCGCCCCTGCAAATCAATCTGCTATTGTTTTGGGGGGTTTGTGGATGGCCCAAGATCAGTATGGTGACTCCTCAAAGGCTAACAGTTCCAAGTCTGGCTCTCCCCAAGGCCCTCTGCAGCTAGCTGTAAACACAGGAGGGAC of the Populus nigra chromosome 7, ddPopNigr1.1, whole genome shotgun sequence genome contains:
- the LOC133698727 gene encoding transcription factor HHO6-like, whose protein sequence is MGSVPPELSLDFVRPSSTTKTFTSAIKTFTFLPETITDFLKEVSMIDDAAVKGLKVDSFLNDLEEEKRKIDAFKRELPLCMLLLNDAIQVVREELMQCGTSNNQQPVLEEFIPLKKKIDDHGDDRESDGLIQEKDSKDKKNWMSSVQLWITDDHHPSTDYLFDAKQNFKLESKTNKKANQYVNEDAFQACKGRTAARTFMPFKAYPGSSRKEDDSNREELPVPALSLLTPGIKSIKEESNSTGSRSSCSRSVSTTAPNSESNLRNGPQSQQQSSRKHRRCWSPELHRQFVNALQQLGGAQVATPKQIRELMQVDGLTNDEVKSHLQKYRLHTRRVPPATASAPANQSAIVLGGLWMAQDQYGDSSKANSSKSGSPQGPLQLAVNTGGTSTTGGDSMEDDEDAKSEGYSWKSHIHRSGKDV